ATGTCGCGCACGGCCTGAAGCCGGTCGCCGTCCAGTACTACGACGATGTTGCCGTGAGGAACCTCGCGCTTCAATCCGGCCGCGCCGATGCGGTGTTCAGCGTCAATGCGACCCAGGCTTATCAGGCCGCGCAGCAAGGCAAGACCCGACTGGTCGGCACGGTCAGCGGCGGCTGGCCGCGCACCGCCGAACTCGCGATCGCGACGCGCAAAGGCAGCGGTCTCGCCGATGCGCTCACCGCCTCGCTGAACGACCTGATCGCGTCGGGTACGTACACGCGTGTGCTGGACCGATGGAATCTCGGCTCGGAGGCGATCGCCCGATCGGCGACCAATCCGCCGGGTTTGCCGAAGCTCTAAACCGTTTTCACGAGCAGGCGCTCAGCGTGCGGCGTTGAGTTTTCGGGCTCGACGCCGCAGGTAGAGATTGTTGAAGATCAGCGCAAGTCCCGTCGTACACGCACCGGCAATTTGCGCTCGCGCCGGCACGACACCGGTCAGCGACGACAGCACGAACGTCGTGACCGGCAGCACGTCCATGAACAGCACGCCGTTGAGCGGCGTCAAAATCCGGTTGCCCATATTCAAGAACAGAATCGCGACGAAGCCCGCAATCGGACCCATATAAAGCAGGTGCGGCGCGATGGCCCACAGTTGGCCGCCTGACGGTACGGCGACGACATGCAATGCGAACAGCAAAGCATTGAGCCCAAGGATCGTCGTCAAGCCGAGCCACAAGGTCACGGTGGTGTACTTCAGCGCCGACCAGTTCTTGAAGTGCGACGCGCTAAACGTGTAGATGACCCAGCACAGCGCGCCGACCAGAATCAGGCCGTTCGCCGAATAGTGCTGCGGTTCGTGCAGCGCCGACACGATATCGCCTTTCGTGACCACCAGCGAGACGCCGATGAACGACATCAGAATGAAGAGCAGCGTCACCACCGGCGGCATGCTTTTGCGGACCAGCGAATTCAGCAGCAGGCCCATCATCGGCTGGGTCGCCATCATGATCGATGCGGTCAACGCGCCTTGCGGGCCGGCGAGTTGCTGACCGAGAAACACAAACGAGCCGAAGCCGCAAAATCCGACCGAACCGAGCAACCACGCCAACGCAAGCGACCCGCCATTCGGTCGCCATGCGCCCTTACCTTCCTTGACGACCAACAGCGCGAGAAACGCCACGCCCGCGATCAGATAGCGCAGCGACGTGAAGGTGAACGGATCGACGTGCGTCAACGCGTCCGTCATCACGGGGAACATGATGCCCATCAACACGGTAGCCGCGACGCAGAACAGGACGCCTTTGCCATACGCGCTCTGGGCTGAAGGATGGCCGACGGTTGCTGCTCCGGCACGACCGGCAGTGACTGACGATATCCCGATCGGCTCATTCATGAATGATCGTTCCAGAAATAGGGAAAAATTTTAGAGCAGCGCGCGCATCGTCATTTCAACGATGGGCACGAGATCTTTCTCGTGGAAATTCGCTTTACCCAGCACACGAAAACCTTGGATCACGCATAACAGGAAGGTGCTGACGGCTTGCTCGTCGAGTGTGGAATTGAACTCTCCCGCTTGCTGGCCACGCGTCACGGCAGCGGCAAGGTGCGAAGCGATGCGGCGCAAAGTGGTTTCGATATGCGGACGCAAAGCCTCGTCCGCGGGCAGCAGTTCGATCACGGCGTTCGTGATGAAGCAGCCGTGCCGTTGCGACAGCCTCGCGGACACCTTGGTGTAGTGCAGCAACGCCTGGCGCAACGCCTCTTGCGGCGACTCCGCCGCTTCCAGTCGCTCTTTCACGCGGGCGACCGCCCCATCCGCATACTGACCGAACGCGGCGACGAGCAAACCGTGTTTGTCGCCGAACGCGCTGTAAAGACTCGCGCGGAACAGACCCGTGGATTTGCACAGCGTCTCGATCGACGTAGCGTGATAACCCTGCTGCCAGAACACCCGACCGGCCGCTCGCGTGACTTCGTCGATATCGAATTCGCGCGGGCGTCCACGCTCGGCGGGAGCGGACGATGAAGGCATGAGCGGGCTGTGTCGTGGCATGGTGTGCGGATATTAAGACTGATCGTTCCACAAAGCAAGCGGACTTGAGAACTTTACCCATCAGCCTCGCCGGTACACGGACCGCCGTCCTTTCCACTTCAACTCA
This genomic stretch from Paraburkholderia bryophila harbors:
- a CDS encoding DMT family transporter encodes the protein MNEPIGISSVTAGRAGAATVGHPSAQSAYGKGVLFCVAATVLMGIMFPVMTDALTHVDPFTFTSLRYLIAGVAFLALLVVKEGKGAWRPNGGSLALAWLLGSVGFCGFGSFVFLGQQLAGPQGALTASIMMATQPMMGLLLNSLVRKSMPPVVTLLFILMSFIGVSLVVTKGDIVSALHEPQHYSANGLILVGALCWVIYTFSASHFKNWSALKYTTVTLWLGLTTILGLNALLFALHVVAVPSGGQLWAIAPHLLYMGPIAGFVAILFLNMGNRILTPLNGVLFMDVLPVTTFVLSSLTGVVPARAQIAGACTTGLALIFNNLYLRRRARKLNAAR
- a CDS encoding TetR/AcrR family transcriptional regulator; this translates as MPSSSAPAERGRPREFDIDEVTRAAGRVFWQQGYHATSIETLCKSTGLFRASLYSAFGDKHGLLVAAFGQYADGAVARVKERLEAAESPQEALRQALLHYTKVSARLSQRHGCFITNAVIELLPADEALRPHIETTLRRIASHLAAAVTRGQQAGEFNSTLDEQAVSTFLLCVIQGFRVLGKANFHEKDLVPIVEMTMRALL